In bacterium, the sequence AGAACTGTTGCCAGTACGTGTTAATTTTTTTCTCATAATAAATACCTCTAATTTTAAATTATTTAACTTTAGTATAACACATGTCCTATTAAAATACTTATATTTGTAAAACTTTTGCAACATGTCCGTATTTATGTATGTATTTTTGTACATACATAGGTTATAATAAGGATATACAAAAACAAGAGGACTTAAATTAATGAATTGGCTGGAACGATTACAGGAAATCGGAACAATGGCAGAAAAAACAAATAATTTTTCATACTCTCCCTACGTCCGCAAACTTTATTATAAATTACTCAATGCCTGTGAATACAAGGATGCTGTAACTGCAAAGAAACTTATAATCAGAATGGGCTTTTGAAAAAGGAGACTTTAGATGTGTAAATCCTGTGAAGAAAAAGAAAAACGTATAGAAGAACTTGAAAATATTATCTATAACGCAATGTATCAGGAAGAGTTAGAAAAAAACATAAAATATGGAGTTATTTATAATGGACTTAAAAAATGAAGCAGAAAAATTTCTTGCAAGTCTTAAAGATGATACGTCTATGGACTTAATGACAGACAGAATGAACTTACAAGTGCTTGAGGTAATAATTGACTATGCCAAATCAATAGCCAGAGCAAGAAAAGACGCTGGACTTAGTGTAAAAGAAAGTATTTCAAGTGCGCTCATTGCTGGATATCTTTTAAAAAGTCATATTGACCGATACGAGCTGGAACAATGCCTGAAAATAAATACTTTTGACTTTTAAATATCATTTCTTCTACTGCTACAATAGCTATGTAAAATTTAATTAGGATTCCATTCAATGACTTCTTGAAATTTTCTTACGTAGAAATATTTTTCAATATCAACCGCTATAATGGCTGTTGAAGAAGATTTTACAAATGTTTCAAGGTAAGGATGAGATTTAATAAGCATAGTGGCATATAATAATTTGTCCTGATTATCTTCTGCTATTTTAGCATTTCCAATTATGGTTATAGCATTTATTTCATTTATGCTTTCTGGATTTGATGACCTTGTGTCAACCATAATTGAAACATTGCCACATTTTGAAATTAAATCAAACTTCCTTGTAGCTAAAGGAGTAGCAAATATGATTTTCTTGAAGTCTTCACTGCAAACATAAGTTATAAGAGAAGAAAAAGGCTGACCGTTTCCTTGAGTTGATAAAACCGCAAATGATTGACTTAAAAGAATCTTTTTAATTTCGTTTTGTATAGTTTCATCTGCAATTTTTTCGTTTTGTTTTTCTGTGTATAGCGGTTCATCATAAAGTTTTTTCATTTTCTAACTCCACAAAATTAATTTTTCATTATATCTTATCAGGATAATTCTAATTTTTGTTAGAATTTAAAAATAAATATACTTTAATCGGAGGTAAATATATGAAAAACATTTTAAAGTTATTTTTATCAGCTTTATTTTTATTAGTTTTTATTGGAGCATCACCAATTATGGCAAAATATGAAACACCTGAATATCAAGTTATAAAGTCTTACAAGAATATCGAAATCAGAAAATATCCTTCATATCTTGTTGCAGAAGTTACAACGACAGGAGAGAGAGATAAAGCTGCAAATGAAGCGTTTATGATTCTTTTTGATTATATAAGTGGGAAAAATATTCCTAATGAAAAAATTCCAATGACCGTTCCTGTGACCCAAAGCGGTGAAAAAATCTCTATGACAATCCCTGTTCAACAAATAAAAGAAAACAACAACTGGAAATTGTCATTTGTAGTTCCTTCTAAATATACTCTGGAAAATGTTCCAAAGCCCAAAGATGAAAGAATCAAAATTTATAAGCAGGAAGAATCCAGAAGAGCAGTAATAAGATTTTCAGGATTATCCTCTGAATCAAATTTAAGTAAAAATAAGCAAAAACTTGATAATTTTATAAAAGAAAACGGATTTAAAATAAAAAGTGAACCCATTTATGCTTTTTACGATGCCCCTTTTACACTTCCATTTTTAAGAAGAAATGAAATTATGTACATAATTGATTAGTAAATCTTAGGATTTTAGGTTTTATGAAAATTTTAATTTC encodes:
- a CDS encoding heme-binding protein, producing MKNILKLFLSALFLLVFIGASPIMAKYETPEYQVIKSYKNIEIRKYPSYLVAEVTTTGERDKAANEAFMILFDYISGKNIPNEKIPMTVPVTQSGEKISMTIPVQQIKENNNWKLSFVVPSKYTLENVPKPKDERIKIYKQEESRRAVIRFSGLSSESNLSKNKQKLDNFIKENGFKIKSEPIYAFYDAPFTLPFLRRNEIMYIID
- a CDS encoding pyridoxamine 5'-phosphate oxidase family protein; its protein translation is MKKLYDEPLYTEKQNEKIADETIQNEIKKILLSQSFAVLSTQGNGQPFSSLITYVCSEDFKKIIFATPLATRKFDLISKCGNVSIMVDTRSSNPESINEINAITIIGNAKIAEDNQDKLLYATMLIKSHPYLETFVKSSSTAIIAVDIEKYFYVRKFQEVIEWNPN